A window from Drosophila nasuta strain 15112-1781.00 chromosome 3, ASM2355853v1, whole genome shotgun sequence encodes these proteins:
- the LOC132792312 gene encoding uncharacterized histidine-rich protein DDB_G0274557, whose translation METYLTEIKQLRIPRPKFEPNSCHQQHQHATAAVAAATTASMTPPSPHHQHHHHQHHHHAHHQWRHFVRPFTPPRDYHLPVVGAAVAWSPTEDNATHDKM comes from the coding sequence ATGGAAACCTATTTGACCGAGATCAAACAATTGCGCATACCACGCCCGAAATTCGAGCCGAACAGCTGCCATCAGCAGCACcaacatgcaacagcagcagtagcagcagcgacaaccgCGAGTATGACACCGCCCTCCCCCCATCACCAACATCATCACCaccagcatcatcatcacgCCCATCATCAGTGGCGACACTTTGTGCGGCCCTTTACGCCGCCACGTGATTATCACTTGCCGGTTGTTGGAGCAGCCGTCGCCTGGTCGCCAACGGAGGACAACGCCACGCACGACAAAATgtga
- the LOC132791790 gene encoding ral guanine nucleotide dissociation stimulator-like 1 isoform X2, giving the protein MPTWRLWGEEHEKNAIFTVYLKKVRYHRPTPTASNQDSDDEISHLEWETVRVRFVKAATLARLVEALATDDGELESTFINVFLSTYRTFSTPKQVLSLLTQRYDALHEKHAEELELAQQNGTSEDQSYDSPASIHEQHKKTLVSALHVWLDGFPEDWHEDNLQQILAFAGKRLKRSDLHIKVLNRLERLLRQQVYGGGGGGGGATNNVESTPLPWLAAQAGQQFMMHTPCGSTYDLSEQFSGMYLAPIYRGPTHFMQAFRFPHVPVRHFAEQLTRMDTELFKRLIPHQCLGHTWARRDSGGSETVVATINQFNAVLFRVVSSILIDRLKPQDRALNISRWIDIAQELRMLKNFSSLKAIISALNSNSIYRLSKVWEFLPKERMEIFTELARICSEDNNAWTLREVLKREGTAKNPDPAGDQTDRHLQKLIQNLGTQTSHGTIPYLGTFLTDLTMIHTANPDYLTEDKLINFDKKRKEFEVLAQIKLLQGAANTYNLHEDALFDHWFGSMPLLDERQAFALSCQLEPPPPAPRKSVASTNTSLTNTTASSTASIMGSAGGHGHRKTDSIHSNSSSGAGSQFYCELNSSNSSRHNSLDRDAHHASLMSASSSTSNLSMDSSNSGGRQSAHSKLTHSQSLGNGLKNAALSNGTSNGGSPHTHINAQLVQPAGVTTQSAPDFYIIRVTYETDNIELDGIVLYKSIMLGNNERTPQVIRNAMLKLGLEDDPDRYTLAQVLPDKELVMPKTANVYYAVNTNYNLNFILRPRKDDAGGVGGAS; this is encoded by the exons CCCACGTGGCGCCTTTGGGGCGAGGAGCACGAGAAGAATGCAATTTTCACGGTCTATCTGAAGAAGGTGCGCTACCATCGACCCACGCCCACGGCGAGCAAT CAGGACTCGGACGATGAAATTTCACACTTGGAATGGGAAACGGTGCGAGTGCGCTTCGTGAAGGCAGCCACCTTGGCCCGCTTGGTCGAGGCATTGGCCACCGACGATGGCGAGCTGGAGTCCACGTTTATCAATGTATTCCTCTCCACATATCGCACCTTCTCCACGCCCAAGCAAGTGCTTAGTCTGCTGACGCAACGCTACGATGCGCTGCACGAGAAGCACGCCGAGGAGCTGGAGTTGGCCCAACAGAATGGCACCTCGGAGGATCAGAGCTACGACTCGCCTGCGTCCATACACGAGCAGCACAAGAAAACTCTAGTCTCGGCGCTGCATGTGTGGCTCGATGGTTTTCCCGAGGACTGGCATGAGGATAATCTGCAGCAGATTCTGGCATTCGCCGGCAAGCGGCTCAAACGCTCCGATCTGCATATCAAGGTGCTGAATCGTCTGGAACGTTTGCTACGCCAACAGGTCTATGGCgggggaggtggaggaggtgGCGCCACAAATAATGTGGAGAGCACGCCGCTGCCCTGGCTGGCGGCGCAAGCTGGCCAACAGTTTATGATGCATACGCCGTGTGGTTCCACCTACGATCTTAGCGAACAGTTCAGCGGCATGTACCTGGCGCCCATCTACCGGGGACCCACACACTTTATGCAGGCCTTTCGCTTTCCCCACGTCCCCGTCCGACACTTTGCCGAGCAGCTGACCCGCATGGACACGGAGCTCTTCAAGCGCCTGATACCGCATCAGTGTCTGGGACACACGTGGGCGCGAAGGGACAGCGGTGGCTCCGAGACTGTGGTGGCCACAATTAATCAGTTTAATGCTGTGCTGTTCCGCGTGGTCTCCAGCATACTCATCGATCGACTGAAGCCACAG GATCGCGCCTTGAACATATCTCGCTGGATTGATATTGCCCAGGAGCTGCGTATGCTCAAGAACTTCAGTTCCCTCAAGGCCATCATCTCGGCACTCAACTCCAACTCTATTTACAGACTGTCCAAAGTGTGGGAGTTTTTGCCCAAAGAGCGC ATGGAAATCTTTACGGAGCTGGCGCGCATCTGTTCCGAGGACAACAATGCGTGGACACTGCGTGAGGTGCTGAAGCGTGAGGGAACTGCCAAGAATCCGGATCCAGCCGGCGATCAAACCGATCGCCATCTGCAGAAGCTCATACAGAACCTGGGCACACAGACATCGCATGGGACCATTCCCTATCTGGGGACATTTCTCACCGATCTAACCATGATACACACCGCCAATCCGGATTACCTCACCGAGGATAAGCTCATCAATTTCGACAAGAAGCGCAAGGAGTTCGAGGTGCTGGCACAGATCAAGCTGCTCCAGGGCGCCGCCAACACGTACAATCTGCACGAGGATGCGCTCTTCGATCATTGGTTCGGTTCGATGCCGTTGCTCGACGAGCGTCAGGCATTTGCCCTCAGTTGCCAGCTGGAGCCGCCGCCACCGGCGCCTCGGAAATCGGTGGCCAGCACGAATACATCGTTGACGAATACGACGGCCTCATCGACAGCCTCCATCATGGGCAGCGCCGGTGGACATGGGCATCGCAAGACTGACTCCATACACTCCAATTCGAGCAGCGGAGCTGGCTCACAGTTCTACTGTGAGctgaacagcagcaacagctcgaGGCACAATTCGCTCGATCGCGATGCACATCACGCTTCGCTCATGTCCGCCTCCAGCAGCACCTCCAATCTGTCCATGGACTCGAGTAACTCCGGCGGTCGTCAGTCGGCTCACAGCAAGCTCACGCACTCGCAGTCCCTGGGCAATGGACTGAAGAATGCTGCCTTGAGCAATGGCACCTCGAATGGAGGATCCCCGCATACACACATCAATGCTCAGCTGGTGCAGCCGGCTGGCGTGACGACGCAATCGGCGCCAGACTTTTATATCATACGTGTGACGTATGAGACGGATAATATTGAGCTGGACGGGATTGTGCTGTACAAGAGCATTATGCTGGGGAATAACGAACGGACGCCGCAGGTGATTAGGAATGCCATGCTGAAGCTGGGACTGGAGGATGATCCCGATCGATATACATTGGCCCAGGTGCTGCCCGACAAGGAGCTGGTCATGCCGAAGACGGCGAATGTCTACTATGCGGTCAACACGAATTACAATCTCAATTTTATACTGCGACCACGCAAGGATGATGCTGGAGGCGTTGGCGGAGCTAGCTAG
- the LOC132791790 gene encoding ral guanine nucleotide dissociation stimulator-like 1 isoform X1: MNFTSQANCNCQHSHHHHHQQHQQQQQHQHQQQKQHPTLIKSHTCAYQLQDLAGYNRALMPPLDNTDFSSTWRHVNNNKTTTPCAYHQQQQQQQQLQQSPHWAKAKPKLQYHHHTCPRQKKSSIVTPTTTPCSTPTSTLGRQQQRRSRSTSATATAGNKQRRNSSYHSYDDLDATSAVINAERKVVASLKYLCACTGATLRNLSKKTKDLHAKNYTYTKPTWRLWGEEHEKNAIFTVYLKKVRYHRPTPTASNQDSDDEISHLEWETVRVRFVKAATLARLVEALATDDGELESTFINVFLSTYRTFSTPKQVLSLLTQRYDALHEKHAEELELAQQNGTSEDQSYDSPASIHEQHKKTLVSALHVWLDGFPEDWHEDNLQQILAFAGKRLKRSDLHIKVLNRLERLLRQQVYGGGGGGGGATNNVESTPLPWLAAQAGQQFMMHTPCGSTYDLSEQFSGMYLAPIYRGPTHFMQAFRFPHVPVRHFAEQLTRMDTELFKRLIPHQCLGHTWARRDSGGSETVVATINQFNAVLFRVVSSILIDRLKPQDRALNISRWIDIAQELRMLKNFSSLKAIISALNSNSIYRLSKVWEFLPKERMEIFTELARICSEDNNAWTLREVLKREGTAKNPDPAGDQTDRHLQKLIQNLGTQTSHGTIPYLGTFLTDLTMIHTANPDYLTEDKLINFDKKRKEFEVLAQIKLLQGAANTYNLHEDALFDHWFGSMPLLDERQAFALSCQLEPPPPAPRKSVASTNTSLTNTTASSTASIMGSAGGHGHRKTDSIHSNSSSGAGSQFYCELNSSNSSRHNSLDRDAHHASLMSASSSTSNLSMDSSNSGGRQSAHSKLTHSQSLGNGLKNAALSNGTSNGGSPHTHINAQLVQPAGVTTQSAPDFYIIRVTYETDNIELDGIVLYKSIMLGNNERTPQVIRNAMLKLGLEDDPDRYTLAQVLPDKELVMPKTANVYYAVNTNYNLNFILRPRKDDAGGVGGAS; this comes from the exons AATTTCACAAGCCAAGCGAACTGTAATTGCCAACACAGCCATCAtcaccaccaccagcagcatcagcagcagcagcagcatcaacatcaacagcagaagcagcatcCGACGTTGATCAAGAGTCACACTTGTGCCTATCAGTTGCAGGATTTGGCTGGCTACAATCGTGCGCTGATGCCACCGCTGGACAACACAGACTTTAGCAGCACGTGGCGAcatgtcaacaacaacaaaacaaccacGCCCTGCGCCtaccatcaacaacaacaacagcagcagcagctgcagcagtcgCCACATtgggcaaaggcaaagccaaagctgcaATATCATCATCACACGTGTCCGCGACAAAAGAAATCGTCCATAGTCACGCCCACAACGACGCCATGCTCAACGCCCACCTCGACATTGggccggcagcagcagcgacgctcACGTTCCACAtcagcgacggcgacggcagGCAATAAGCAGCGTCGCAATAGCTCATATCATTCCTATGATGACTTGGATGCAACGTCGGCGGTGATCAATGCCGAgcgcaaagttgttgccagcCTCAAGTATCTGTGCGCTTGCACGGGCGCCACGCTGCGCAATTTATCGAAAAAGACGAAAGATTTGCATGCCAAGAACTATACGTACACCAAG CCCACGTGGCGCCTTTGGGGCGAGGAGCACGAGAAGAATGCAATTTTCACGGTCTATCTGAAGAAGGTGCGCTACCATCGACCCACGCCCACGGCGAGCAAT CAGGACTCGGACGATGAAATTTCACACTTGGAATGGGAAACGGTGCGAGTGCGCTTCGTGAAGGCAGCCACCTTGGCCCGCTTGGTCGAGGCATTGGCCACCGACGATGGCGAGCTGGAGTCCACGTTTATCAATGTATTCCTCTCCACATATCGCACCTTCTCCACGCCCAAGCAAGTGCTTAGTCTGCTGACGCAACGCTACGATGCGCTGCACGAGAAGCACGCCGAGGAGCTGGAGTTGGCCCAACAGAATGGCACCTCGGAGGATCAGAGCTACGACTCGCCTGCGTCCATACACGAGCAGCACAAGAAAACTCTAGTCTCGGCGCTGCATGTGTGGCTCGATGGTTTTCCCGAGGACTGGCATGAGGATAATCTGCAGCAGATTCTGGCATTCGCCGGCAAGCGGCTCAAACGCTCCGATCTGCATATCAAGGTGCTGAATCGTCTGGAACGTTTGCTACGCCAACAGGTCTATGGCgggggaggtggaggaggtgGCGCCACAAATAATGTGGAGAGCACGCCGCTGCCCTGGCTGGCGGCGCAAGCTGGCCAACAGTTTATGATGCATACGCCGTGTGGTTCCACCTACGATCTTAGCGAACAGTTCAGCGGCATGTACCTGGCGCCCATCTACCGGGGACCCACACACTTTATGCAGGCCTTTCGCTTTCCCCACGTCCCCGTCCGACACTTTGCCGAGCAGCTGACCCGCATGGACACGGAGCTCTTCAAGCGCCTGATACCGCATCAGTGTCTGGGACACACGTGGGCGCGAAGGGACAGCGGTGGCTCCGAGACTGTGGTGGCCACAATTAATCAGTTTAATGCTGTGCTGTTCCGCGTGGTCTCCAGCATACTCATCGATCGACTGAAGCCACAG GATCGCGCCTTGAACATATCTCGCTGGATTGATATTGCCCAGGAGCTGCGTATGCTCAAGAACTTCAGTTCCCTCAAGGCCATCATCTCGGCACTCAACTCCAACTCTATTTACAGACTGTCCAAAGTGTGGGAGTTTTTGCCCAAAGAGCGC ATGGAAATCTTTACGGAGCTGGCGCGCATCTGTTCCGAGGACAACAATGCGTGGACACTGCGTGAGGTGCTGAAGCGTGAGGGAACTGCCAAGAATCCGGATCCAGCCGGCGATCAAACCGATCGCCATCTGCAGAAGCTCATACAGAACCTGGGCACACAGACATCGCATGGGACCATTCCCTATCTGGGGACATTTCTCACCGATCTAACCATGATACACACCGCCAATCCGGATTACCTCACCGAGGATAAGCTCATCAATTTCGACAAGAAGCGCAAGGAGTTCGAGGTGCTGGCACAGATCAAGCTGCTCCAGGGCGCCGCCAACACGTACAATCTGCACGAGGATGCGCTCTTCGATCATTGGTTCGGTTCGATGCCGTTGCTCGACGAGCGTCAGGCATTTGCCCTCAGTTGCCAGCTGGAGCCGCCGCCACCGGCGCCTCGGAAATCGGTGGCCAGCACGAATACATCGTTGACGAATACGACGGCCTCATCGACAGCCTCCATCATGGGCAGCGCCGGTGGACATGGGCATCGCAAGACTGACTCCATACACTCCAATTCGAGCAGCGGAGCTGGCTCACAGTTCTACTGTGAGctgaacagcagcaacagctcgaGGCACAATTCGCTCGATCGCGATGCACATCACGCTTCGCTCATGTCCGCCTCCAGCAGCACCTCCAATCTGTCCATGGACTCGAGTAACTCCGGCGGTCGTCAGTCGGCTCACAGCAAGCTCACGCACTCGCAGTCCCTGGGCAATGGACTGAAGAATGCTGCCTTGAGCAATGGCACCTCGAATGGAGGATCCCCGCATACACACATCAATGCTCAGCTGGTGCAGCCGGCTGGCGTGACGACGCAATCGGCGCCAGACTTTTATATCATACGTGTGACGTATGAGACGGATAATATTGAGCTGGACGGGATTGTGCTGTACAAGAGCATTATGCTGGGGAATAACGAACGGACGCCGCAGGTGATTAGGAATGCCATGCTGAAGCTGGGACTGGAGGATGATCCCGATCGATATACATTGGCCCAGGTGCTGCCCGACAAGGAGCTGGTCATGCCGAAGACGGCGAATGTCTACTATGCGGTCAACACGAATTACAATCTCAATTTTATACTGCGACCACGCAAGGATGATGCTGGAGGCGTTGGCGGAGCTAGCTAG